Proteins co-encoded in one Vibrio sp. SNU_ST1 genomic window:
- a CDS encoding YhfG family protein: MKYELLVLAAMTRLESPNTQAIVAATGISERKVQSVVNSLVENLGLNIERKRQGRTFRFSINSWGVFESGKVIQSQLNNIDLVMPTNSILCSFEDKHAYFEQVKMDNFKESMRLEGHDVASDFDLSLDREQQRQILLNKYSNVNSLEVLND; the protein is encoded by the coding sequence ATGAAGTACGAATTATTAGTTCTAGCTGCAATGACAAGATTGGAGTCTCCAAATACTCAAGCTATCGTTGCCGCAACTGGTATCTCTGAGCGAAAAGTACAATCTGTGGTTAATTCATTAGTTGAAAACCTAGGCTTAAATATTGAAAGAAAGCGTCAAGGTAGAACCTTTCGTTTTTCTATTAATAGTTGGGGTGTTTTTGAGTCGGGGAAAGTGATTCAATCTCAACTTAATAACATTGATTTAGTTATGCCAACTAATTCAATACTCTGCTCTTTCGAAGATAAACATGCCTATTTCGAACAAGTTAAAATGGATAACTTTAAAGAAAGTATGCGTTTAGAGGGGCATGATGTTGCCAGTGATTTCGACTTATCACTCGACAGAGAGCAACAACGTCAAATTTTGTTAAACAAATACTCAAACGTAAATTCGTTAGAGGTGCTCAATGACTGA
- a CDS encoding GNAT family N-acetyltransferase has product MSYSKTFKELDKSQHDRESFDCGEKELNDFIQTLAAKHMRAGICRTMVLPASVSLPNQKYPICSFYSIAPSSISRDTLPQAMAKKLPRYPIPVFLLAQLAVHKEFHGSGLGKVSLIKALEYLWEINSHMRAYAIVVDCLTEQAESFYAKYGFEVLCEINGRVRMFIPMKTVGQLFT; this is encoded by the coding sequence GTGAGTTATTCCAAGACTTTCAAAGAATTGGATAAATCACAACACGATAGAGAATCATTTGACTGCGGTGAAAAAGAGTTAAATGATTTTATCCAAACTTTAGCCGCTAAACATATGCGAGCAGGTATCTGCCGCACTATGGTTTTACCTGCTTCTGTGTCACTGCCAAATCAAAAATATCCAATTTGTTCATTTTATAGTATTGCGCCAAGTTCAATTAGCCGTGATACGTTGCCACAGGCGATGGCTAAAAAATTACCACGCTATCCAATTCCTGTTTTCCTTTTAGCTCAACTGGCAGTTCATAAAGAATTTCATGGAAGTGGGTTAGGTAAAGTTAGCTTAATCAAAGCTCTTGAATATCTTTGGGAAATTAACTCTCACATGAGAGCTTATGCCATTGTTGTTGATTGTTTAACTGAACAAGCTGAGTCATTTTACGCAAAATATGGTTTCGAGGTTCTTTGTGAAATCAATGGTCGTGTAAGAATGTTCATTCCGATGAAAACAGTCGGTCAATTATTCACTTAG
- a CDS encoding TrkH family potassium uptake protein: MNSLKRKGTFYTLKIDKKPRKGSEPKIILTSFLGVLIPSAILLTLPVFSVTGLSFTDALFTATSAISVTGLGVVDTGDHFTLAGKILLMFLMQVGGLGQMTLSAVLLYMFGVRLSLKQQALAKEALGQDRKINLRKLVKKIIIFALVAEFIGFVLLCFRWVPEMGWSMGSFYALFHAISAFNNAGFALFSDSMMSFVDDPLVIFTLAGLFIFGGLGFTVVGDLSSNWRKGFRHLHLHTKIMLTATPALLLVGTVLFWLLEKNNSATMEGLSIQGQWLAAFFQSASARTAGFNSVDLSQYTQPALLVMIVLMLIGAGSTSTGGGIKVSTFAVAFVATWTFLRQKKHVVMFKRTVTWQAVTKSLAIIVVSGALLTTAMFLLMLTEKAAFDRVMFEVISAFATVGLTAGLTANLTEPGKYIMIVVMVIGRIGPLTLAYMLARPEPSLLKYPEDTVLTG; the protein is encoded by the coding sequence ATGAATTCGTTAAAACGAAAAGGTACTTTCTACACCCTTAAGATTGATAAGAAACCACGCAAAGGCTCTGAACCCAAGATTATTCTGACCAGTTTCTTAGGTGTTCTTATCCCCTCAGCAATCTTGCTGACGCTGCCTGTGTTCTCTGTGACAGGTCTAAGCTTTACGGATGCACTGTTTACTGCCACGTCGGCGATCAGTGTGACCGGTTTGGGTGTTGTCGATACGGGCGATCATTTCACTCTGGCGGGTAAAATCTTATTGATGTTCTTGATGCAAGTGGGTGGGTTAGGGCAGATGACCCTGTCTGCGGTACTACTCTATATGTTTGGCGTGAGATTAAGCCTCAAGCAACAAGCATTGGCGAAGGAAGCGCTGGGTCAAGATCGTAAGATTAATCTCCGTAAATTGGTAAAGAAGATCATCATCTTTGCATTAGTGGCTGAATTTATCGGTTTTGTATTGCTCTGTTTCCGCTGGGTGCCTGAGATGGGATGGTCAATGGGGAGCTTTTATGCGTTATTTCACGCGATATCAGCATTCAATAACGCAGGCTTTGCGCTGTTTTCAGACAGTATGATGAGTTTTGTTGACGATCCACTGGTGATCTTTACCTTAGCTGGCTTGTTTATTTTCGGCGGGCTAGGCTTCACAGTCGTCGGCGACTTATCGAGTAACTGGCGTAAAGGTTTCAGACATCTACATTTACATACCAAGATAATGCTAACTGCAACCCCTGCCTTGTTGTTGGTTGGTACGGTATTGTTTTGGTTGTTGGAGAAAAACAACTCCGCGACCATGGAAGGCCTTTCTATCCAAGGTCAGTGGTTAGCGGCATTTTTCCAATCGGCGAGTGCTCGTACCGCTGGTTTCAACAGTGTCGATTTGTCTCAATATACACAACCGGCATTATTGGTGATGATAGTACTGATGTTGATTGGTGCTGGTTCGACTTCCACTGGCGGTGGTATTAAGGTCTCGACTTTCGCGGTTGCATTTGTTGCAACTTGGACATTCTTGCGGCAGAAAAAGCACGTAGTGATGTTTAAACGCACCGTAACTTGGCAAGCAGTAACAAAGTCATTGGCTATTATTGTGGTCAGTGGCGCGCTATTAACTACCGCGATGTTTTTGTTAATGCTTACTGAAAAGGCTGCGTTTGATCGAGTCATGTTTGAGGTGATCTCAGCCTTTGCAACGGTTGGCTTAACAGCTGGTTTAACTGCAAACCTGACTGAGCCCGGTAAATACATCATGATTGTCGTTATGGTCATCGGGCGTATTGGTCCTTTGACTTTGGCGTACATGCTGGCTCGTCCAGAACCTTCCTTGTTGAAATACCCTGAAGATACAGTGTTGACGGGCTAA
- a CDS encoding TrkA family potassium uptake protein — MSDKQYAVIGLGRFGLSVCKELQSSGSQVLAVDIDEERVKDAAAFVSQAIVANCTSEETVKELRLDEYDMVMVSIGSDVNSSILTTLVVKESGAKAVWVKANDKFHGKILAKIGADHIIMPERDMGIRVARKMLDRRVLEFIDLGSGLAMTEIVIGSKFLGKQLRDLKLCKEVGVEVLGFKRGPNLTKAPELDVSLEIGDVVIIAGPKDTLAKKLRNW; from the coding sequence ATGAGTGACAAACAATATGCAGTTATTGGCTTGGGACGTTTTGGTCTCTCTGTCTGTAAAGAGCTACAAAGTTCAGGCTCACAGGTACTCGCCGTAGATATTGATGAAGAGCGAGTGAAAGATGCGGCGGCTTTTGTTTCTCAAGCGATTGTTGCGAACTGTACAAGCGAAGAGACAGTTAAAGAGTTAAGGCTCGATGAATATGACATGGTGATGGTGTCGATTGGATCTGACGTTAATTCCAGTATTCTCACAACGTTGGTCGTTAAAGAGTCAGGCGCAAAAGCAGTCTGGGTGAAGGCGAACGATAAGTTCCACGGCAAGATCCTAGCTAAGATTGGCGCTGATCATATCATTATGCCCGAACGAGATATGGGGATTCGTGTCGCGCGTAAAATGTTGGATAGACGCGTTCTTGAGTTTATTGATCTTGGCAGTGGCTTAGCGATGACGGAAATCGTTATTGGATCTAAGTTCTTGGGTAAGCAACTTCGCGATCTTAAGCTGTGCAAAGAGGTTGGTGTGGAGGTACTTGGCTTCAAGCGTGGCCCGAACTTAACGAAAGCACCAGAACTGGATGTGAGTTTAGAAATTGGGGATGTGGTGATCATTGCTGGGCCGAAAGATACCTTAGCTAAAAAGCTGCGCAATTGGTAA
- a CDS encoding putative adenosine monophosphate-protein transferase Fic, with protein MTDKYGTTQDPYTYENSSVLVNKLNISNEAVLEAAERDLTTLAAMYVEFQLPPYDFSYLRSIHHTLFSDLFEWAGELRTIDISKGNTRFCNVVRIEKEANNLFTMLEKDKYLVDLPYDEFITKLAEYYCDINVLHPFREGNGRAQRLLFEHIAINCGYNINFSGITSEQWVAANIHGYHCNYVPMKELFSVCVIKVEKHS; from the coding sequence ATGACTGATAAATATGGCACAACACAAGATCCTTATACTTACGAAAATAGTTCGGTTCTTGTTAATAAGCTCAATATCAGCAATGAAGCTGTGTTGGAGGCTGCTGAACGTGATTTAACAACGTTAGCTGCAATGTATGTAGAGTTTCAATTGCCTCCTTACGATTTCAGTTATCTGCGTTCAATTCATCACACTTTGTTCTCCGATCTATTTGAATGGGCTGGTGAATTAAGAACGATTGATATTTCAAAGGGGAATACACGTTTTTGTAATGTAGTTAGGATTGAAAAAGAAGCAAATAATCTGTTTACCATGTTAGAAAAAGATAAGTATTTAGTTGATCTTCCATACGATGAATTTATTACTAAATTAGCTGAGTATTATTGCGATATTAACGTTCTACATCCATTTCGAGAAGGTAATGGTCGTGCTCAACGTTTGTTGTTTGAACATATTGCAATCAACTGTGGTTACAATATTAATTTTTCTGGTATTACTTCTGAGCAGTGGGTAGCCGCAAATATCCACGGCTATCATTGTAACTACGTACCAATGAAAGAGCTGTTTTCTGTTTGTGTAATTAAAGTTGAAAAGCACAGTTAA
- a CDS encoding DUF3820 family protein, with product MLEKENLIKLARMQMPFGKYAGRTLIDLPEEYLLWFDKKGFPQGELGDLMQLCLALKIEGLDSVVQPLKYDY from the coding sequence ATGCTAGAGAAAGAAAACCTGATTAAGCTAGCCAGAATGCAAATGCCTTTTGGCAAATACGCTGGCCGCACCTTGATTGACCTGCCTGAAGAATACTTGCTGTGGTTCGATAAAAAGGGCTTCCCACAAGGTGAGTTGGGCGACTTAATGCAGTTATGTTTAGCTCTCAAGATTGAGGGCTTAGATTCTGTGGTGCAACCGCTTAAATATGACTATTAG
- a CDS encoding DUF3313 domain-containing protein: MKPLKVLLLVATSMFLFGCAGGPIKTATKFTSYEDFRPGPDGGVDLVWARIGLRDEQRLKSKLDAYDSVVIDQIFVLTEEGTLDQEDIQELTDHMVSRLEAKISPHKMIVDEPTGNTLRLSIALSNVETPNPILAVTSSVLPFGLAMSTISKVTTGEHTNVGSASVELLVSDAQDGTPLFAAIDREAGNKDFSTMIDSLDDAKDAINYWVERLGDTLQNIDDV; encoded by the coding sequence ATGAAACCTTTAAAAGTCCTTTTGCTTGTTGCAACCAGCATGTTTTTGTTTGGTTGTGCAGGCGGCCCAATTAAAACCGCTACTAAATTCACCAGTTATGAAGATTTTCGGCCTGGCCCTGATGGAGGCGTTGATTTAGTTTGGGCAAGGATAGGGCTGCGTGACGAACAACGTTTGAAATCCAAGTTAGACGCTTATGACTCTGTGGTGATCGACCAAATCTTTGTGTTAACAGAAGAAGGCACATTAGATCAGGAAGACATTCAGGAGCTCACAGATCATATGGTGAGTCGTTTGGAAGCGAAAATATCGCCTCATAAAATGATTGTCGATGAACCAACAGGGAACACGCTACGTTTGAGTATTGCCTTAAGTAATGTTGAAACGCCCAACCCGATCTTAGCCGTGACAAGCAGTGTGCTGCCGTTTGGCCTTGCGATGTCGACTATATCTAAGGTGACGACAGGCGAGCACACCAACGTTGGGAGCGCCAGTGTTGAGCTATTGGTCAGTGATGCGCAAGACGGCACACCGTTGTTTGCAGCCATCGACCGCGAAGCGGGTAACAAAGACTTTTCTACTATGATTGATTCGCTAGATGATGCCAAAGATGCGATCAACTATTGGGTTGAACGTTTAGGTGATACTCTACAGAACATCGACGACGTCTAG
- a CDS encoding OmpA family protein, with product MKKLSKIMCAVVAASGLAAAPSIAATTYVGAKVGMGWLDSACVDGVKCEDDSVAGGLYGGYNFSDKFALELSADYLGDYDTSFNSTGTLKQYSDSIVAISLSPMYRLAIQQKFDIFFKAGPAYIMHDDEDDVVLSLGIGAEKQFAEDWALRVEYQYFDDFDDNYVQDLNSNLVTVGLSYNFGTGNTTASAAAASAVVVTQAPAEPIAEPEVVVVEEEVVVTKAKTESFSQGMFETNSTELSSEGKTALMPLVEVLQAHPQSSVNVVGHTDSTGAAEYNMMISKKRAAAVAAYIEEQGIEADRITASGEGEENPVASNATAEGRAQNRRVDATIPSFEYQEKAQMEEVIVETAE from the coding sequence ATGAAAAAACTTTCTAAAATCATGTGTGCTGTCGTCGCAGCTTCGGGCTTAGCGGCAGCTCCTTCTATTGCTGCAACCACTTATGTTGGTGCAAAAGTGGGCATGGGTTGGCTAGATAGTGCCTGTGTCGATGGCGTTAAATGCGAAGATGATTCTGTAGCGGGTGGCCTTTACGGTGGCTACAACTTTTCTGACAAGTTTGCTCTTGAACTGAGTGCAGACTACCTAGGAGACTACGATACAAGCTTTAATAGCACAGGAACTTTGAAGCAATATAGTGATTCAATCGTCGCTATCTCTCTGAGCCCTATGTATCGACTCGCTATCCAACAAAAATTTGATATCTTCTTCAAAGCTGGCCCTGCTTACATCATGCACGATGACGAAGATGACGTAGTATTGTCTCTTGGTATCGGTGCTGAAAAGCAATTCGCAGAAGACTGGGCACTGCGTGTTGAATACCAATACTTCGATGATTTCGATGACAACTATGTTCAAGACTTAAACTCTAACCTTGTTACCGTTGGCCTTAGCTACAACTTTGGTACAGGTAACACAACGGCTTCAGCAGCCGCCGCTTCTGCAGTCGTTGTTACACAGGCTCCTGCAGAGCCAATTGCCGAACCAGAAGTCGTTGTTGTTGAAGAAGAAGTTGTGGTTACTAAAGCGAAAACTGAAAGCTTCTCTCAAGGTATGTTTGAGACAAACAGCACTGAATTATCTTCAGAAGGCAAAACTGCATTAATGCCATTAGTTGAAGTTCTGCAAGCTCACCCTCAATCATCAGTTAATGTTGTTGGTCACACGGATTCAACAGGTGCGGCAGAGTACAACATGATGATCTCTAAGAAGCGTGCTGCTGCTGTAGCCGCATACATTGAAGAGCAAGGCATTGAAGCGGACCGCATTACAGCTTCAGGTGAAGGGGAAGAAAACCCTGTAGCATCAAACGCTACAGCTGAAGGTCGTGCGCAAAACCGTCGTGTTGACGCAACGATCCCAAGCTTCGAATACCAAGAAAAAGCGCAAATGGAAGAAGTTATCGTAGAAACGGCTGAATAA
- a CDS encoding OsmC family protein: MQAEVKWVEGFKFLGQSQSGHSVVMDGSGGATAPSPMEMVLMAAGGCSSVDVVDGLKSAGQNITGCNAKLETTRRDAAPKIFTVINIHFEVSGDDLDPELVAKVCADSLEKYCSVCLMLGAGVEMTHSWEIV; this comes from the coding sequence ATGCAAGCAGAAGTTAAATGGGTCGAAGGCTTTAAATTCCTAGGTCAATCTCAATCAGGTCACTCTGTCGTTATGGATGGTAGTGGCGGTGCTACCGCGCCAAGCCCTATGGAAATGGTGTTAATGGCTGCTGGTGGTTGTAGCTCTGTTGATGTGGTTGATGGCTTGAAATCTGCAGGTCAGAACATCACCGGCTGCAATGCAAAACTTGAAACGACACGTCGTGACGCGGCACCAAAAATTTTCACTGTAATTAATATTCATTTTGAAGTATCTGGTGATGATCTTGACCCCGAGCTTGTAGCTAAGGTCTGTGCGGATTCATTAGAAAAGTACTGTTCAGTATGTTTAATGCTGGGTGCTGGCGTAGAGATGACCCACAGTTGGGAAATCGTCTAG
- the aroG gene encoding 3-deoxy-7-phosphoheptulonate synthase AroG: MFQTDDVRINKVKELLPPVAVLEKFPATEIASSTTFESRKAIHNILEDSDDRLLVIVGPCSIHDTEAALEYGKRLKVLRDELGDNLEIVMRVYFEKPRTTVGWKGLINDPYMNDTFKLNDGLRLGRKLLLDLTDMGMPTASEFLDMITPQYVADLISWGAIGARTTESQVHRELASGLSCPVGFKNGTDGNIKIATDAIRSASASHHFLSVTKYGHSAIVETAGNPDCHIILRGGKEPNYSAEHVGKIKEELEASGLPQKVMIDFSHANSSKQFKRQMNVSDDVSEQISGGDKAIFGVMIESHLVEGRQDLVDGKAATYGQSVTDACIGWEDTETVLRQLAGAVEARRNK; the protein is encoded by the coding sequence ATGTTCCAGACTGATGATGTAAGAATTAACAAAGTAAAAGAGTTATTACCACCTGTTGCTGTTTTAGAAAAGTTTCCTGCGACAGAAATTGCTTCTTCTACAACCTTTGAAAGCCGCAAAGCGATCCACAATATTTTAGAAGATAGCGATGATCGCTTACTTGTTATTGTTGGCCCATGTTCTATTCATGATACAGAAGCTGCGCTTGAGTACGGTAAACGTTTGAAAGTGCTACGCGACGAACTAGGCGATAACCTTGAAATCGTAATGCGTGTTTACTTTGAAAAACCACGTACCACCGTTGGTTGGAAAGGTTTAATTAACGACCCGTACATGAACGACACGTTCAAACTAAATGACGGTCTTCGTCTAGGACGTAAGTTACTACTTGACCTAACTGATATGGGAATGCCTACGGCGAGTGAATTCTTAGATATGATCACGCCGCAATACGTTGCAGATCTAATCAGCTGGGGCGCAATTGGCGCACGTACTACAGAATCTCAAGTTCACCGTGAACTGGCTTCAGGCCTATCTTGCCCAGTTGGCTTCAAGAATGGTACGGATGGCAACATCAAGATCGCAACAGATGCAATTCGCTCTGCAAGCGCTTCTCACCACTTCTTGTCGGTAACTAAATACGGCCACTCAGCGATCGTTGAAACCGCAGGCAACCCTGATTGTCATATCATCCTACGCGGTGGTAAAGAGCCAAACTATAGCGCAGAGCACGTTGGCAAGATTAAAGAAGAGCTAGAAGCTTCAGGTCTTCCACAGAAGGTGATGATTGATTTCAGCCACGCGAACAGTTCAAAGCAGTTCAAACGCCAAATGAACGTTTCTGATGACGTAAGTGAACAGATCTCTGGTGGTGATAAAGCAATCTTTGGTGTGATGATTGAATCTCACCTAGTTGAAGGTCGCCAAGACTTAGTTGACGGTAAAGCGGCGACATACGGTCAATCTGTTACTGACGCATGTATTGGTTGGGAAGATACTGAAACAGTACTTCGTCAACTTGCAGGTGCTGTTGAAGCACGTCGTAACAAATAG
- a CDS encoding mechanosensitive ion channel family protein: MNEFITQVQTYINQSHSDWANSVLFITIASFLAWVAWRIIHNRLEILVQKTPFHWDDLLLEALKTPVSTLLWCWPATVSVGLILQNQFGNEINWLKTLKHILIICTFVWFTLRMITNTEAYVLEQKTRDETTVQAIAKVARLFFMVMGGLTIMQAFGLSLSGLLTFGGVGGLIVGLAAKDLLSNFFGGMMIYFDRPFKVGDWIRSPDRQIEGTVERIGWRMTIIRTFDKRPLYVPNSVFSNIVVENPSRMLNRRINETFGLRYQDADKLALIVDEVRSMLETHPDIDAKQTLIVNFDKFGPSTLNFFIYTFTKTVNWVRYHEVKQDVLLQVLAIIHKHNADIAFPTQTLKIDPQDFGEAQGMVISNPEGH, from the coding sequence ATGAATGAATTCATAACCCAAGTACAAACCTACATTAACCAGAGCCATAGTGATTGGGCAAACAGCGTCCTATTCATCACTATTGCGAGCTTTCTCGCTTGGGTCGCTTGGCGAATTATCCATAATCGCTTAGAAATTCTGGTTCAGAAAACCCCATTCCACTGGGATGACCTACTGCTAGAAGCGCTAAAAACACCTGTCAGTACGTTACTTTGGTGTTGGCCTGCTACCGTCTCTGTGGGGTTAATCCTTCAAAACCAGTTTGGCAATGAAATCAATTGGTTAAAGACGCTTAAGCACATATTGATTATCTGTACCTTCGTTTGGTTTACCTTACGAATGATCACCAACACTGAAGCGTACGTCTTAGAACAAAAAACCAGAGACGAAACCACAGTGCAAGCTATCGCGAAAGTCGCTCGCTTGTTCTTTATGGTGATGGGCGGCCTGACCATCATGCAGGCATTTGGTCTGAGCCTATCTGGCTTACTCACCTTTGGTGGTGTGGGTGGCTTAATCGTCGGTTTGGCAGCAAAAGATCTACTGTCGAATTTCTTTGGCGGCATGATGATTTACTTCGATCGCCCTTTTAAAGTCGGTGATTGGATACGATCTCCTGATCGTCAGATCGAAGGTACCGTCGAGCGTATTGGTTGGCGCATGACCATCATTCGCACCTTTGATAAGCGACCTTTATACGTGCCAAATTCGGTATTCAGTAACATTGTGGTGGAGAACCCATCAAGAATGTTGAACCGCAGAATCAATGAAACCTTCGGGCTTCGTTATCAAGATGCAGACAAGCTAGCTCTAATTGTTGATGAAGTTAGATCCATGCTCGAAACACACCCTGACATTGATGCAAAGCAAACGCTGATCGTGAACTTTGATAAGTTTGGTCCATCAACCCTTAATTTCTTTATCTACACCTTCACCAAAACGGTCAACTGGGTAAGATACCACGAAGTTAAGCAAGATGTCCTGCTGCAGGTGTTGGCGATTATCCATAAACACAATGCTGATATCGCCTTCCCAACACAAACACTCAAGATCGATCCTCAAGATTTTGGCGAAGCTCAAGGTATGGTCATTTCCAACCCAGAAGGTCATTAA
- the cyoE gene encoding heme o synthase — MVSRTSTQHGVVVQDVASSPKIAISNDIVLINETAAKNKAVWKVYLTLTKPKVVALMLLTALVGMCLAVPNGLPLQQTLFGMIGIGLMAGSAAAFNHLIDKKIDGQMTRTNRRPLPSGELSSVRVFSFAAGIGLLGFVTLVVWVNQLTAWLTFASLLGYAVIYTMYLKRATPQNIVIAGIAGAMPPLLGWTAVTNELHSNAWLLVMIIFIWTPPHFWALAIHRRDEYAKVNIPMLPVTHGIEYTKTSILLYTLLLSIVCILPVLVGMSSWIYLSASLVLNGGFVYHAWVLKYRDEPNMAMKTFKFSIYHLMILFVALLADHYLL; from the coding sequence ATGGTCAGTAGAACGTCAACACAACATGGAGTGGTGGTTCAAGACGTAGCCTCAAGTCCTAAGATAGCAATCAGCAATGACATCGTTTTAATTAACGAAACGGCTGCAAAAAACAAAGCTGTTTGGAAGGTCTATTTAACACTGACCAAGCCGAAAGTGGTGGCTTTGATGCTGCTAACTGCATTGGTTGGAATGTGTTTGGCTGTGCCGAATGGATTGCCTTTGCAACAAACTCTGTTCGGAATGATTGGGATAGGGCTAATGGCAGGTTCAGCAGCTGCATTTAACCATTTGATCGATAAAAAGATCGACGGCCAGATGACTCGAACCAATCGACGCCCTTTACCGTCAGGTGAGCTGAGTAGTGTGCGTGTATTCAGCTTTGCCGCGGGTATCGGCTTACTTGGTTTCGTCACGCTTGTGGTGTGGGTCAATCAACTCACCGCTTGGTTAACCTTTGCAAGCTTGTTGGGTTACGCAGTGATTTATACCATGTATCTGAAGCGAGCGACGCCGCAAAACATCGTGATAGCAGGGATAGCTGGCGCAATGCCTCCGCTATTGGGCTGGACGGCAGTTACTAATGAGCTTCATTCAAACGCTTGGTTATTGGTGATGATCATATTTATTTGGACCCCTCCGCACTTCTGGGCGTTGGCAATTCATCGTCGTGACGAGTATGCCAAAGTGAACATCCCCATGCTGCCTGTGACCCACGGAATCGAATACACCAAGACTTCTATTTTGCTCTACACCTTGTTGCTTAGCATCGTGTGTATATTGCCTGTATTGGTCGGCATGAGCAGCTGGATATATCTGAGCGCTTCATTGGTACTCAACGGTGGGTTTGTTTATCACGCTTGGGTACTTAAGTATCGTGATGAGCCTAACATGGCGATGAAGACCTTCAAGTTCTCCATTTATCATCTTATGATTTTGTTTGTTGCTCTGTTGGCGGATCATTATCTGCTCTGA
- the msrB gene encoding peptide-methionine (R)-S-oxide reductase MsrB produces the protein MNKLSKILVSLVVALPLTSLFVSQTGTANTMDKAMDSGKSEIATLAGGCFWCTESDLEKLTGVTDVISGYSGGELENPTYKQVSSGKSGHIEVINVTYNPDIVSYEQVLDQFFRHIDPTDDKGSFVDRGPQYRPAIFYHNQEQKDVAQNFMMEIDKAQVFGKPLKTELIKFEKFWPAEEYHQDYYKKSKVRYNYYRYASGRDQYLDKIFGDDRKENPKTIRKIIDSKNATANAKTYVKPSDAEIKASLTSLQYDVTQDDATERPFDNKYWDNKQEGIYVDIVTGEPLFSSKDKYKSGTGWPSFTQPISEAYVVTTTDYKLLYPRTEVRSKFGDSHLGHVFKDGPKPTGLRYCMNSAAMRFIPADKLAEEGYEEYMEMFEG, from the coding sequence ATGAATAAATTATCTAAAATATTGGTATCACTCGTGGTTGCACTACCACTGACTTCGCTATTTGTAAGCCAGACTGGCACTGCCAATACAATGGATAAAGCGATGGATTCAGGTAAAAGTGAAATCGCGACACTGGCTGGTGGTTGTTTTTGGTGTACCGAATCCGACCTAGAAAAACTGACCGGCGTCACCGACGTTATCTCTGGTTATTCCGGTGGTGAATTAGAAAATCCAACCTACAAACAAGTTTCCTCGGGTAAGTCTGGACACATCGAAGTGATCAACGTCACTTATAACCCAGATATCGTTAGCTATGAACAGGTTCTTGATCAGTTCTTCAGACACATCGACCCAACCGATGATAAAGGCTCATTCGTAGATAGAGGTCCTCAATATCGACCTGCTATTTTCTATCATAACCAAGAGCAAAAAGACGTTGCTCAGAACTTCATGATGGAAATAGACAAAGCTCAGGTCTTTGGTAAGCCACTAAAAACAGAGCTGATTAAGTTTGAAAAATTCTGGCCAGCAGAAGAATACCATCAAGATTATTACAAGAAGAGCAAGGTTCGTTATAACTACTACCGCTACGCTTCAGGTCGTGATCAATACCTAGATAAAATCTTCGGTGATGATAGAAAAGAAAACCCGAAAACGATCCGAAAAATCATCGACAGTAAGAATGCGACAGCCAACGCTAAAACCTACGTGAAACCGTCTGATGCCGAGATCAAAGCATCTCTAACTTCACTGCAATACGATGTCACACAAGACGACGCAACAGAGCGCCCGTTTGACAACAAGTACTGGGACAACAAGCAGGAAGGCATTTACGTTGATATCGTAACGGGTGAGCCTTTGTTCTCTTCAAAAGACAAATACAAATCAGGTACAGGTTGGCCGAGCTTTACTCAACCAATCAGCGAAGCTTATGTGGTAACCACCACTGACTACAAACTGCTTTACCCGAGAACAGAGGTTCGCAGTAAGTTTGGCGACTCTCACCTAGGACATGTTTTTAAAGATGGTCCAAAGCCAACAGGTTTACGCTACTGCATGAACTCAGCCGCTATGCGTTTTATCCCAGCAGATAAATTGGCTGAAGAAGGCTACGAAGAATATATGGAAATGTTCGAAGGCTAA
- a CDS encoding DUF1778 domain-containing protein, with protein MATARLDIRLDEEIKAKAEKASALLGLKSLTEYVVRLMDEDSTKVISEHESITVEANVFDQFMIACDEAKAPNKALLEAAAFTKSGEFK; from the coding sequence ATGGCTACTGCAAGACTTGATATTCGCTTGGATGAAGAAATCAAAGCTAAGGCTGAGAAAGCTTCAGCTTTACTTGGTTTAAAAAGCTTAACTGAATACGTTGTTCGTCTAATGGACGAAGATTCAACTAAGGTAATTTCTGAGCATGAAAGTATCACTGTTGAAGCAAATGTATTTGATCAATTCATGATTGCTTGTGACGAGGCTAAGGCTCCGAATAAAGCACTACTTGAAGCTGCTGCATTTACTAAAAGTGGTGAGTTTAAGTGA